The proteins below come from a single Herpetosiphonaceae bacterium genomic window:
- the prmC gene encoding peptide chain release factor N(5)-glutamine methyltransferase, with the protein MTTLRQAIQRAAAQLADHSPSPRLDAEALLAHVLGVSRAYLLAESQRELTDAQEAAFQPLVARRSALEPIAYLTGHKEFYGLDFVVDRRVLVPRPETELLVDLALSWAARRAQGPDLTIADIGTGSGCIAVTLAHTLPESRVFAVDLSADALDVARINVQRHGVTDRVALLHGAGCDPLPQPVTLIVSNPPYTVLSAIDENVRRWEPHLALDGGGAQGFDLPAQLLRQIPRYLATHGAVLMELGAWQGDLARQAAAAIFAAARITLHQDLAGHDRVLMIET; encoded by the coding sequence GTGACCACGCTGCGCCAGGCGATCCAGCGGGCTGCCGCGCAGTTGGCCGATCACTCGCCGTCGCCGCGTCTCGACGCCGAGGCGCTGCTGGCGCATGTGCTGGGCGTCAGCCGCGCGTACCTTCTGGCGGAGAGCCAGCGCGAGCTTACCGACGCGCAGGAGGCCGCCTTTCAGCCATTGGTCGCGCGGCGCTCGGCGCTCGAACCGATCGCCTATCTGACCGGTCACAAAGAGTTCTACGGCCTTGATTTCGTGGTCGATCGGCGGGTGCTCGTGCCACGGCCTGAGACGGAGCTGCTGGTCGATCTTGCGCTGAGCTGGGCCGCGCGGCGCGCGCAGGGGCCGGATCTGACGATCGCCGACATCGGCACGGGCAGCGGATGTATCGCGGTGACGCTGGCGCATACGCTGCCGGAGTCGCGCGTCTTTGCCGTCGATCTCTCCGCCGACGCGCTCGATGTGGCGCGGATCAACGTCCAGCGCCACGGCGTGACCGATCGTGTCGCGCTGCTGCATGGCGCGGGCTGCGATCCGCTGCCGCAGCCCGTGACGCTGATCGTCTCCAATCCACCCTACACTGTGCTCTCGGCGATCGATGAGAACGTGCGGCGCTGGGAGCCGCATCTCGCGCTGGATGGCGGCGGCGCGCAGGGCTTCGATCTGCCTGCACAGTTGCTACGGCAGATCCCGCGCTATCTCGCGACGCATGGCGCGGTGCTGATGGAGCTTGGCGCGTGGCAGGGCGATCTCGCGCGGCAGGCAGCGGCGGCGATCTTTGCGGCGGCGCGCATCACGCTGCATCAAGATCTGGCGGGTCACGATCGGGTGCTGATGATCGAGACATGA
- a CDS encoding LysR family transcriptional regulator, translating to MLNTDHLQTFVAVAETGSFTAAATRLGFTQPAVSQHIKALESQVGEVRLFRRVGKTMRLTHAGEELLVHAREVVMLATRAEQHMLSLRGHITGRVGIGCAPSTGERILPALVAAFHDKHPGVRFAVDVGLSDQLLTWLGNGQVQAVLMDEHPRRRTFDVLELGDEPIVCISSRSHALLRQNDVLLADLRDYALILPQRGMALRRMLEDLFRRQGMALGQLQVILETDSVVAAVQAAADGLGLAFVPRSRVAKTRDLGVVPIAGLELGQSWYLVRQRGGTINRAVDELWDFADSAVGRKVLARLGLSASALTGVS from the coding sequence ATGCTAAACACAGATCATCTGCAAACCTTTGTGGCCGTCGCCGAGACTGGCAGCTTCACCGCAGCCGCTACCCGGCTCGGCTTTACGCAACCGGCGGTCAGCCAGCACATCAAGGCGCTTGAGTCGCAGGTCGGCGAGGTCCGGCTGTTCCGGCGCGTCGGCAAGACGATGCGGCTGACACATGCGGGCGAGGAGCTGCTGGTTCATGCCCGCGAGGTGGTCATGCTGGCGACGCGCGCCGAGCAGCACATGCTGAGTCTGCGCGGGCATATCACCGGGCGGGTCGGCATCGGCTGCGCGCCCAGCACGGGCGAGCGCATCCTCCCGGCGCTGGTGGCGGCCTTTCACGACAAACATCCCGGCGTGCGCTTCGCGGTGGATGTTGGCCTCTCGGACCAGCTTTTGACGTGGCTGGGCAATGGGCAGGTCCAGGCGGTGCTGATGGACGAGCATCCGCGTCGGCGGACCTTCGATGTGCTGGAGCTTGGCGACGAGCCGATCGTCTGCATCTCGTCGCGCAGCCACGCGCTGCTGCGTCAGAACGACGTATTGCTGGCGGATCTGCGCGATTATGCGCTGATCCTGCCACAGCGCGGCATGGCGCTCCGGCGCATGCTGGAGGATCTTTTTCGACGGCAGGGCATGGCGCTGGGCCAGCTTCAGGTGATCCTTGAAACCGATAGCGTGGTGGCGGCGGTGCAGGCGGCGGCGGATGGGCTGGGCCTCGCGTTCGTGCCGCGCAGCCGTGTCGCCAAAACCCGCGATCTGGGCGTCGTACCGATCGCCGGGCTGGAGCTGGGCCAGTCGTGGTATCTGGTGCGCCAGCGCGGCGGCACGATCAACCGGGCCGTCGATGAGCTGTGGGATTTTGCCGATAGCGCTGTCGGACGCAAAGTGCTGGCGCGTCTTGGCCTGAGCGCGTCGGCGCTTACAGGTGTATCGTGA
- the cax gene encoding calcium/proton exchanger: MRILRYMLIFVPLAVLAEFVLHNDLLIFATSAIALVPLAGVLGEATEELALHYGPKIGGLLNATLGNAAELIITIVAINAGRYELVKASLTGSIIGNLLLIVGLALLLGGLRHGVQRFDRGLAGMSASMMTLAVIGLIIPTMFELLAEIADPNRALEIFNTEVQDPALNVISLVVAGVLLLLYILSIVYQFTATGATPATEHGHGATSHTGVGETEEIVTHQPKWSVRFALGVLAASTLAIVFMSEFLVGVVEPVAEQLGVRELFLGVILIPIVGNVAEHLVGVQAAIKNQMDLSMNISLGSSMQIALFVAPLLVFLSLVIGPREMTLFFSLFEVMVLGLSVLIASFISLDGESNWLEGAMLLAVYVIAGIGFFFVG; the protein is encoded by the coding sequence GTGCGTATTCTACGCTATATGCTGATCTTCGTCCCATTGGCGGTCCTGGCAGAGTTTGTTCTTCACAACGACCTGCTGATCTTTGCAACGTCGGCCATTGCATTGGTTCCGCTGGCGGGCGTGCTGGGAGAAGCGACCGAGGAGCTGGCACTGCATTACGGCCCCAAGATCGGCGGATTATTGAACGCCACGCTGGGCAACGCTGCCGAGCTGATCATCACGATCGTCGCGATCAACGCGGGCCGGTATGAGCTGGTCAAGGCCTCGCTGACCGGCTCGATCATCGGCAACCTGCTGCTGATCGTCGGGCTTGCGCTGCTGTTGGGCGGCCTTCGGCATGGCGTCCAGCGCTTCGATCGCGGTCTGGCTGGCATGTCGGCCTCGATGATGACGCTGGCGGTGATCGGCCTGATTATCCCGACGATGTTCGAGCTGCTCGCCGAGATCGCCGATCCCAACCGCGCGCTTGAGATCTTCAACACCGAGGTACAAGATCCCGCGCTCAACGTGATCTCGCTGGTCGTCGCGGGCGTGCTGCTGCTGCTGTACATCTTGAGCATCGTCTATCAGTTTACTGCTACCGGCGCTACCCCTGCCACCGAGCACGGTCACGGCGCGACTAGCCACACAGGCGTGGGCGAAACCGAGGAGATCGTCACGCACCAGCCGAAGTGGAGCGTTCGCTTCGCGCTGGGCGTTCTGGCGGCCAGCACGCTGGCGATCGTGTTCATGAGCGAGTTCCTGGTAGGCGTGGTCGAGCCGGTCGCGGAGCAGCTTGGCGTACGCGAGCTGTTCCTGGGCGTGATTCTGATCCCGATCGTCGGCAACGTGGCGGAGCATCTGGTGGGCGTGCAGGCGGCGATCAAGAATCAGATGGATCTCTCGATGAATATCTCGCTCGGCTCGTCGATGCAGATCGCGCTGTTTGTCGCGCCGCTGCTGGTCTTTCTCAGCCTCGTGATCGGGCCGCGCGAGATGACGCTCTTCTTCAGCCTGTTCGAGGTGATGGTGCTGGGACTGTCAGTGCTGATCGCCTCGTTTATCTCGCTGGATGGCGAGTCGAACTGGCTGGAAGGCGCGATGCTACTGGCGGTCTATGTGATCGCCGGTATCGGCTTCTTCTTCGTCGGCTAG
- a CDS encoding helicase-associated domain-containing protein has protein sequence MMRRAAHSKPDLLHLLHMLSPVDRRVMAQRWHAPSHDPAALEAIMTDPDRVLAQWTGLADQERAALTRLLADGGSLPVAVMHREWGGVREPGGFEHPRAYMHALRGPATPTERLYGMGLIFRTHDERGAIYRVPGELLALLPAVPPRDRRLHVSPAPAPPAIVQSTPGEAEHLIVALLTLAYHGEIKALDDGALSKPSLVRLARQLAAPPDLRTIRREQDWPFAALLRTMALEAGLLRRADDGELRPTPQALEWLQAPQARRVDQLLGGWRVSSLDDLAVLCKLRWKGGAPYTLNRTATRRGLLQLLATLPAHEWLSIDAIISAIYEVEPDFQRRDGRYDTWLLYDAQGHLVSGWQDWALVEGALIRQVLCGPLHWLGLLDTGAEFDGECRAVRVTPLGGHLLADAPEPAALPETPLLVQGTFEVICPPGASLYARFQLGRVAEVQQTGAVTIYRLTRRALLAAAERGIAAQDVLRFLEEHSAGSLPPSVAYTLLEWGGQTQQVRLESAVLLQTADPFVMAQVRNAKALGLSEVEPLAPTLLRVPDGRADELAERLRRAGWGLRDERIDPELPLDDRDLKALVSAAFAYTRLCTELDLTCEISPTLLQRLSRLVPARWAESADQSAAQMVEHVLQQIAAQRQAE, from the coding sequence ATGATGCGACGCGCTGCACATTCAAAACCAGATCTCTTGCACCTGCTGCACATGCTGTCGCCCGTGGATCGGCGGGTGATGGCGCAGCGCTGGCACGCGCCATCGCACGATCCCGCCGCGCTTGAGGCGATCATGACCGATCCCGACCGCGTGCTGGCGCAGTGGACTGGACTGGCCGATCAGGAGCGCGCGGCGCTGACGCGGCTGCTGGCGGATGGCGGCAGCCTGCCCGTGGCGGTGATGCACCGCGAGTGGGGCGGCGTGCGCGAGCCCGGCGGCTTCGAGCATCCTCGCGCCTACATGCATGCGCTGCGCGGCCCGGCGACGCCCACCGAGCGGCTCTACGGCATGGGCTTGATCTTTCGGACCCACGACGAGCGCGGCGCGATCTATCGCGTGCCCGGCGAGCTGCTGGCGCTGCTGCCTGCGGTGCCGCCTCGCGATCGGCGGCTGCATGTATCGCCAGCGCCAGCGCCGCCCGCGATCGTCCAGAGCACGCCCGGCGAGGCCGAGCACCTGATCGTCGCGCTGCTGACGCTGGCCTACCACGGCGAGATCAAGGCGCTCGACGATGGCGCGCTCAGCAAGCCCAGCCTGGTCAGGCTAGCCCGGCAGCTTGCCGCGCCCCCCGATCTGCGGACGATCCGCCGCGAGCAGGACTGGCCCTTTGCGGCGCTGCTGCGGACGATGGCGCTGGAAGCCGGGCTGCTGCGGCGCGCCGACGATGGCGAGCTACGGCCCACGCCCCAGGCGCTCGAATGGCTCCAGGCCCCGCAGGCGCGGCGCGTCGACCAACTGCTCGGCGGCTGGCGCGTCAGCTCGCTCGACGATCTGGCCGTGCTCTGTAAGCTGCGCTGGAAAGGCGGTGCGCCGTACACGCTCAACCGCACGGCGACACGTCGGGGGCTGCTCCAACTGCTGGCGACGCTCCCCGCGCACGAGTGGCTGTCGATCGACGCGATCATCAGCGCGATCTATGAGGTAGAGCCGGATTTTCAGCGGCGGGACGGGCGCTACGATACATGGCTGCTCTACGACGCGCAGGGTCATCTGGTCAGCGGCTGGCAAGACTGGGCGCTGGTCGAGGGGGCGCTGATCCGCCAGGTGCTCTGCGGGCCGCTGCACTGGCTTGGCCTGCTCGACACGGGCGCGGAGTTCGACGGAGAGTGCCGGGCCGTGCGGGTCACGCCGCTGGGCGGGCATCTGCTGGCGGACGCGCCTGAGCCTGCGGCGCTGCCGGAGACGCCGCTGCTGGTGCAGGGCACGTTCGAGGTGATCTGCCCGCCGGGCGCGTCGCTGTACGCGCGCTTTCAACTGGGGCGGGTGGCCGAGGTGCAGCAGACGGGCGCGGTGACGATCTACCGGCTCACGCGCCGGGCGCTGCTGGCCGCCGCCGAGCGTGGCATCGCCGCGCAGGATGTGCTGCGCTTTCTGGAAGAGCATAGCGCGGGATCACTGCCGCCGTCTGTCGCGTACACACTGCTCGAATGGGGCGGACAGACCCAGCAGGTGCGGCTTGAGAGCGCGGTGCTGCTCCAGACCGCCGATCCGTTCGTCATGGCCCAGGTGCGCAACGCTAAAGCGCTAGGCCTGAGCGAGGTCGAGCCGCTCGCGCCGACGCTGCTGCGCGTTCCCGATGGACGAGCCGACGAGCTGGCTGAGCGCCTGCGCCGGGCCGGGTGGGGCCTGCGCGACGAGCGGATCGATCCGGAGCTGCCGCTCGACGACCGCGATCTCAAAGCGCTGGTCAGCGCGGCCTTTGCCTACACGCGGCTCTGCACCGAGCTGGATCTGACATGTGAGATCTCGCCCACGCTGTTGCAGCGCCTGTCGCGGCTGGTACCGGCGCGCTGGGCCGAGAGCGCCGATCAATCCGCCGCTCAGATGGTGGAGCACGTGCTCCAGCAGATCGCGGCGCAGCGGCAGGCAGAATAA
- the recO gene encoding DNA repair protein RecO has translation MRSRERLYRTEALILRRSDFGEADRLMTLFTPRYGKRRVIAKGVRKTTSRRSGHVELFNRVELQLATGRNLDIVTDAQIVDAYKRLHEDLPRLSYAYYVAELVDKLTVDEEENAPVYTLLVNTFAALDTSTVLDLVARHFELHLLNLVGYRPYLFNCAICQEQLTEEADRWSAAGGGMLCPRCATREPHALPITLPAFKALRFLQREPIAATEDLQRLSEPLRREIEQLLRATLRPILERELKSVEFLDAVRLAL, from the coding sequence ATGCGTAGTCGGGAGCGGTTATATCGGACAGAGGCGCTGATCCTGCGCCGCAGCGACTTTGGCGAGGCCGACCGGCTGATGACGCTGTTCACGCCCCGGTACGGCAAGCGCCGCGTGATCGCCAAGGGCGTGCGCAAGACGACGAGCCGACGATCGGGACATGTCGAGCTGTTCAATCGGGTTGAGCTACAGCTGGCGACCGGGCGCAACCTGGATATTGTCACCGATGCGCAGATTGTGGACGCCTACAAACGGCTGCATGAGGATCTGCCGCGTCTGTCGTACGCCTATTATGTCGCCGAGCTCGTCGATAAGCTCACGGTCGATGAAGAAGAGAACGCGCCGGTCTACACGCTGCTGGTCAACACCTTCGCGGCGCTGGATACCAGCACCGTGCTCGATCTGGTCGCGCGGCATTTCGAGCTGCATCTGCTCAATCTGGTCGGATACCGGCCCTATCTGTTCAACTGCGCGATCTGCCAGGAGCAGCTTACCGAGGAGGCCGATCGCTGGAGCGCGGCAGGCGGCGGGATGCTCTGCCCGCGCTGCGCGACGCGCGAGCCGCACGCGCTGCCGATCACGCTGCCGGCCTTCAAGGCGCTGCGGTTTTTGCAGCGGGAGCCGATCGCCGCGACCGAGGATCTGCAACGTCTGTCGGAGCCGCTGCGCCGTGAGATCGAGCAGCTCTTACGCGCAACGTTGCGGCCAATTCTGGAGCGCGAGCTGAAATCGGTCGAGTTTCTCGATGCCGTACGTCTGGCGTTGTGA
- a CDS encoding PH domain-containing protein yields MSYLRNLLGEGEEIVFATRQHWFIPMAHVLTELVVLTILTIAGIVIPNVFDIPDGLVYLTIGGLGFIVFLSGLADIMRWHHEQFVITDRRVLQLQGVFSKNVLDSSLEKITDVELEQNVLGRIFDFGDVNILTASEEGINRMQAIRHPIEFKRAMMNARARYDGYLDRAPVNAYDHPRDVRAILEQLAALRDRGILSSAEFEAKKRELLSRI; encoded by the coding sequence ATGAGCTATCTTCGTAATTTGCTGGGGGAAGGCGAGGAGATCGTCTTTGCGACGCGCCAGCACTGGTTTATTCCTATGGCCCACGTGCTGACCGAGCTTGTTGTGCTGACCATCCTGACGATCGCGGGCATCGTTATTCCCAACGTGTTCGACATCCCCGATGGTCTGGTCTACCTCACGATCGGCGGTCTGGGCTTCATCGTGTTTCTCAGCGGCCTGGCAGATATTATGCGCTGGCACCACGAGCAATTTGTGATCACCGACCGCCGCGTGCTTCAGTTGCAGGGCGTGTTCAGCAAAAATGTGCTCGACTCGTCGCTGGAGAAGATCACGGATGTCGAGCTGGAGCAGAACGTCCTGGGACGGATCTTCGACTTCGGCGATGTCAACATTCTGACCGCCAGCGAAGAGGGCATCAACCGCATGCAGGCGATCCGCCATCCGATCGAGTTCAAGCGGGCGATGATGAACGCGCGGGCGCGCTACGACGGCTATCTGGATCGCGCGCCGGTCAACGCCTATGATCATCCGCGCGACGTGCGGGCGATCCTTGAGCAGCTTGCCGCGCTCCGCGATCGTGGTATCCTCTCCTCGGCTGAGTTTGAAGCCAAGAAGCGCGAGCTGCTATCGCGCATTTAG
- a CDS encoding purine-nucleoside phosphorylase produces MSDLFDRITEATVFIRSRTELQPDIALILGSGLGALADTIDAAVTIAYEDIPHFPHSTVEGHRGEFVLGTLGGCNVAVMRGRFHYYEGYSLDQTTFPVRVLQALGAHTLIVTNAAGGLRADWQVGDLMRIADHINFPGMAGLNPLRGPNDPRLGVRFPALTNAYDSGLGRLAHEVAAEVGVPMHDGVYAMLAGPSFETPAELRMLQTLGIDAVGMSTVPEVIVARHGGMRVLGISMISNIATPDAPPANHEEVLAAGEAVKPRFTALITQLMERIAA; encoded by the coding sequence ATGAGCGACCTCTTCGACCGTATCACCGAAGCGACCGTCTTTATCCGCAGCCGGACGGAGCTTCAGCCTGATATTGCCCTGATCCTTGGTTCGGGCCTGGGCGCGCTCGCCGACACGATCGACGCCGCCGTGACGATCGCCTACGAGGATATTCCGCATTTTCCGCACTCCACGGTCGAAGGCCATCGCGGCGAGTTTGTGCTGGGCACGCTCGGCGGCTGCAACGTCGCCGTGATGCGCGGACGCTTCCATTACTATGAAGGCTACTCGCTCGATCAGACGACCTTTCCGGTGCGCGTGCTGCAAGCGCTCGGCGCGCACACGCTGATCGTCACCAACGCGGCGGGCGGCCTGCGCGCCGACTGGCAGGTCGGCGATCTGATGCGCATCGCCGATCATATTAATTTTCCGGGTATGGCCGGCCTGAATCCGCTGCGTGGCCCGAACGATCCGCGACTGGGCGTGCGCTTTCCGGCGCTGACCAATGCCTACGACAGCGGGCTTGGCCGTCTGGCCCATGAGGTCGCGGCGGAGGTCGGCGTTCCCATGCACGACGGCGTGTATGCGATGCTGGCCGGGCCGTCGTTCGAGACGCCCGCCGAGCTGCGCATGTTACAGACGCTCGGCATCGACGCGGTGGGCATGTCCACGGTGCCTGAGGTGATCGTCGCGCGGCACGGCGGCATGCGTGTGCTCGGCATCTCGATGATCTCGAACATCGCCACGCCCGACGCGCCGCCCGCCAACCACGAGGAGGTGCTGGCGGCAGGCGAGGCGGTCAAGCCCAGGTTCACGGCGCTGATCACGCAGCTCATGGAGCGCATCGCGGCGTAG